Proteins from one Deinococcus sp. AB2017081 genomic window:
- a CDS encoding cytochrome b, with product MNQWLDDRLHISRLNDKFLRKAFPVHHSFFLGEITLFSLIVLIITGIVLALAYEPSNSLVVNSFDPGTADKPNLIPAAFHSALKINAMPFGDMLRRVHHWMANIMVAAAVIHMMRIYFTGAFKKPREINWWIGMLLLIFAALTAVTGYILPYDNYAYQTAGVVYAITKSVPWVGDWLAQAAFAGQFPGAGIVPRIYGYHIMLLPGILLALTGAHMLIMIKQKHTQPQYAKRLAYKKIVGVPLMTQQTPIMLMLALLFTGLVLLFGAFIPVHPVEYFGPPSAEPIPNIKPDWYLLWVFGALAIIPGFDFELFGGTIGAEFVGAMVFPGIVMGLMFAVPMLDRSKENMYYAENPTNHPIRLAAGTAFMAFMIMLSVAGYKPDLIEGGILTTANANAILWILVVVIPALTYFATLGIVRLIRALREADERDAAAHSGQLGHSAADD from the coding sequence ATGAACCAGTGGCTGGATGACCGTCTGCACATCTCGCGCCTGAACGACAAGTTCCTGCGCAAGGCCTTCCCCGTGCATCACTCCTTCTTCCTCGGAGAGATCACGCTGTTCAGCCTGATCGTCCTGATCATCACGGGCATCGTGCTGGCGCTGGCCTACGAGCCCAGCAACTCGCTGGTGGTGAACTCCTTCGATCCCGGTACCGCCGACAAGCCGAACCTGATTCCGGCGGCCTTCCACTCGGCCCTGAAGATCAACGCCATGCCCTTCGGGGACATGCTGCGGCGCGTGCACCACTGGATGGCGAACATCATGGTGGCGGCGGCCGTGATCCACATGATGCGGATCTACTTCACGGGCGCGTTCAAGAAGCCCCGCGAGATCAACTGGTGGATCGGCATGCTGCTGCTGATCTTCGCGGCGCTGACCGCCGTGACCGGCTACATCCTGCCGTACGACAACTACGCGTACCAGACGGCGGGCGTGGTCTACGCGATCACCAAGTCCGTACCGTGGGTGGGTGACTGGCTGGCGCAGGCGGCCTTCGCCGGCCAGTTCCCTGGGGCCGGGATCGTACCGCGCATCTACGGCTACCACATCATGCTGCTGCCGGGCATCCTGCTGGCCCTGACCGGCGCGCATATGCTGATCATGATCAAGCAGAAGCACACGCAGCCGCAGTACGCCAAGAGGCTCGCGTACAAGAAGATCGTCGGTGTACCGCTCATGACCCAGCAGACGCCCATCATGCTGATGCTCGCCCTGCTGTTCACGGGTCTGGTGCTGCTGTTCGGTGCGTTCATCCCGGTGCACCCGGTCGAGTACTTCGGGCCGCCCAGCGCCGAACCCATCCCCAACATCAAACCCGACTGGTATCTGCTGTGGGTCTTCGGTGCCCTGGCGATCATCCCTGGCTTCGACTTCGAACTGTTCGGCGGCACCATCGGGGCCGAGTTCGTGGGCGCCATGGTGTTCCCCGGCATCGTCATGGGCCTGATGTTCGCTGTGCCCATGCTTGACCGCAGCAAGGAGAACATGTACTACGCCGAGAACCCGACCAACCACCCGATCCGGCTGGCGGCGGGGACGGCATTCATGGCCTTCATGATCATGCTGTCGGTCGCAGGGTACAAGCCGGATCTGATCGAGGGCGGCATCCTGACCACCGCGAATGCCAACGCGATCCTGTGGATTCTGGTCGTGGTCATCCCAGCGCTCACCTACTTCGCCACCCTGGGCATCGTCCGCCTGATCCGTGCCCTGCGCGAAGCGGACGAGCGCGACGCCGCCGCTCATTCCGGACAGCTCGGTCACAGCGCCGCCGACGACTGA
- a CDS encoding DdrH: protein MTNPATSNPYAEWFERLRAEYGEQLGQMPLPDGLPEHLRVLMHSGDEEAILFMLKLAWQFGAQVGYAAGARQSEEQISVMRPSRGVQA, encoded by the coding sequence ATGACGAACCCTGCGACGAGCAATCCGTACGCCGAATGGTTCGAGCGGCTCCGCGCCGAGTACGGCGAGCAGCTCGGCCAGATGCCCCTGCCCGACGGCCTGCCGGAGCACCTGCGTGTGCTGATGCACAGCGGCGACGAGGAAGCCATCCTGTTCATGCTCAAGCTGGCGTGGCAGTTCGGAGCCCAGGTCGGCTACGCTGCGGGCGCCCGCCAGAGCGAGGAACAGATCAGCGTGATGCGCCCCAGCCGTGGCGTCCAGGCCTGA
- a CDS encoding HesB/IscA family protein has protein sequence MTAISHPESNAGAVAPEISISEFGAQKALGILASSGKENAGVRVFIKSGGCSGYQYGMAIDDRELEGDTIVYDRGVKLLVDHMSLPLLRGGQVDFVENMMGGGFTVHNPNATSSCGCGHSFRTDSAQAPDGEGSGGCGSH, from the coding sequence ATGACGGCGATCTCCCATCCTGAATCGAACGCCGGAGCGGTCGCTCCGGAGATCAGCATCAGCGAATTCGGCGCACAGAAGGCCCTGGGTATCCTCGCCAGCAGTGGCAAGGAAAACGCCGGTGTCCGGGTGTTCATCAAGAGCGGTGGCTGCAGCGGCTACCAGTACGGCATGGCGATCGACGACCGCGAACTCGAGGGCGATACCATCGTGTACGACCGTGGCGTCAAGCTGCTCGTCGATCACATGAGCCTGCCCCTGCTGCGCGGCGGCCAGGTGGATTTCGTCGAGAACATGATGGGCGGCGGCTTCACCGTCCACAACCCCAACGCGACGTCCTCGTGCGGCTGTGGCCACTCCTTCCGCACCGACAGTGCCCAGGCCCCCGACGGCGAGGGCTCCGGCGGCTGCGGCAGCCATTAG